From Saccopteryx leptura isolate mSacLep1 chromosome 3, mSacLep1_pri_phased_curated, whole genome shotgun sequence, one genomic window encodes:
- the CD52 gene encoding CAMPATH-1 antigen: MKGFFFLLFTISLLVMTQVQSGMADTTMSMTPSHVNTIITTTPPNVPTKSSPSRTTSRTTSRTTGRAMGKTTSNTITRTTSRTTTTTTSMTTKKFKSAAPALSGLGMGSVLLFLTNTLLQQFHIR; this comes from the exons ATGAAGGGCTTCTTCTTCCTCCTATTCACCATCAGCCTCCTGGTTATGACTCAG GTGCAAAGTGGAATGGCGGACACTACCATGTCAATGACACCCAGCCACGTGaacaccatcatcaccactactCCCCCCAATGTCCCTACCAAATCCTCCCCCAGCAGGACCACCAGCAGGACCACCAGCAGGACCACCGGCAGGGCCATGGGCAAGACCACCAGCAACACCATCACCAGGACTACCAGcaggaccaccaccaccaccaccagcatgaCCACCAAGAAATTCAAGAGTGCAGCCCCAGCACTCAGCGGCCTGGGCATGGGCAGTGTCCTTCTCTTCTTGACCAATACCCTTCTTCAGCAATTTCACATCCGCTGA